In a single window of the Microscilla marina ATCC 23134 genome:
- a CDS encoding class I SAM-dependent methyltransferase, with protein MLTSEQFDEGVAYAEKNFTEDVDSHLYLDKMLIKQQFDLSNKKVLDFGCGMGGMALWYATAYDNCQVYGLDIDSHHIKITEHLINKHNIPNIVCEKRNILDDPLRDDERFDYIFFNDVVEHIQLPILTEIFKQVSQHLTENGKIFVTYPPWAGPYASHVTKDVGIYWCQFLPEKMLMNRIAKNNRTIVGDLESDLVSVYKGLNHLTHKKMKKVIASTHLKLTSRKTHSILNKLPLMKNLNVNFFPFNYLVTKEFLLLEQPK; from the coding sequence ATGTTAACTAGCGAGCAATTTGATGAAGGAGTCGCTTACGCAGAGAAAAACTTTACCGAAGACGTAGACTCTCATTTGTATTTAGACAAAATGCTGATCAAGCAACAGTTTGACCTGAGCAATAAAAAAGTCCTTGATTTTGGTTGTGGTATGGGAGGCATGGCACTATGGTATGCCACTGCTTATGACAATTGCCAGGTATACGGTTTAGACATTGATTCGCACCATATCAAGATTACCGAACATTTGATAAACAAACACAACATTCCTAACATTGTATGCGAAAAACGTAATATTTTGGACGACCCCTTGCGCGATGATGAACGCTTTGACTACATTTTCTTCAACGATGTAGTAGAGCACATTCAATTGCCTATACTCACCGAAATATTCAAGCAAGTGAGCCAACACTTGACCGAAAACGGAAAAATATTTGTAACCTACCCACCTTGGGCAGGTCCTTATGCTTCACACGTAACCAAAGATGTAGGCATTTATTGGTGCCAGTTTTTGCCCGAAAAAATGTTGATGAATCGCATTGCAAAGAACAACCGCACTATAGTAGGCGACCTTGAGTCTGACCTGGTGAGTGTATACAAAGGCTTGAATCACTTGACCCACAAAAAAATGAAAAAAGTGATTGCTTCGACTCATTTAAAACTTACCAGTCGTAAAACGCATAGTATTTTGAACAAGTTACCTTTAATGAAAAACTTGAACGTCAATTTTTTTCCGTTCAACTACTTGGTAACCAAAGAGTTTTTGTTGCTTGAGCAGCCTAAATAA
- a CDS encoding DUF4184 family protein: MPFTFSHPALILPLTYLPKHWVSSSALVIGSLAPDFEYFLRMRINSQYSHTIQGLLWFDLPLGLLLTVVFHQIVRNVLIDNLPFFLKSRVYHCKEFNWWAYMRKRWWVVIISLLIGSASHLLWDSFTHEHATFVDLFPSLNTPYRILGHLVPAYRLVQHLSTLTGGIILCWAIWRMPQNFTVKASFNSSFWDVFVLVTLPIFAARLFFRDGYLIGNIVASMIAAGLAGLVITSVVYKQLYKNKKE, from the coding sequence ATGCCTTTTACTTTTTCACATCCTGCACTTATACTTCCGCTTACTTACTTACCTAAGCATTGGGTTTCCAGCTCGGCACTGGTCATAGGCAGCCTTGCTCCAGATTTTGAGTATTTTTTGCGTATGCGTATCAATAGCCAGTATAGCCATACCATACAAGGTTTGCTATGGTTCGACTTGCCATTGGGTCTGTTGCTCACGGTGGTATTTCATCAGATAGTGCGTAATGTATTAATTGATAACCTGCCATTTTTTCTAAAGTCGCGTGTATATCATTGTAAGGAGTTTAACTGGTGGGCTTATATGCGTAAACGGTGGTGGGTGGTGATCATTTCTCTGCTCATTGGTTCGGCTTCGCACCTTCTTTGGGATAGCTTTACGCACGAGCACGCTACTTTTGTAGACTTATTTCCCTCTCTTAATACCCCGTACCGCATATTGGGGCACTTGGTGCCTGCCTATCGTTTGGTACAACACTTAAGCACGCTGACAGGTGGTATTATCCTATGTTGGGCAATTTGGCGAATGCCCCAAAACTTCACTGTGAAAGCCAGTTTTAACTCTAGTTTTTGGGACGTTTTTGTATTAGTTACCCTGCCCATATTTGCCGCAAGGTTGTTTTTCAGGGATGGTTACCTCATTGGTAACATAGTAGCAAGTATGATAGCGGCAGGGTTGGCGGGGTTGGTCATTACCTCAGTGGTATACAAGCAATTGTACAAAAACAAAAAGGAGTAA